The following is a genomic window from Fundulus heteroclitus isolate FHET01 chromosome 16, MU-UCD_Fhet_4.1, whole genome shotgun sequence.
aaacgGTTAAGCTGGTGATGAAGCTTGTTgcttaaaatcaaacaaaagaagtcctgtaacattttattttctgatgcAATGTTTTCTTTATGTTCCGTtgctctgtaatgtttttctgtttatgtactgctctttgaatcgtcttgttaccgacaagtgctatataaacaaacttgTGTTGCCTTAGCAGAAAGAACAAAGCTAAAATGATAGCAAACTGTTATAAACAATCGTACTTAAAAGCCATAAACTGTCATTTACAACCAGCTGCAGAATATTAACcgctaagtcatataaactgacCTTATTAAACATTAGAGCTGTGAGGAAAATCACTTTTAATCAATGACTTCATTACTGACAATAATCCtgatgtcatgttttttaagGCACCTATTCTGATAGAGtcaactcctccaaactacaattttctttgtgagagcagacagcaaaggaaaggtggagaaGTGGAAACTTTGTtgaatgattcactaaagtgtaaaaaggtgtttgtgGGAAAATTTGAGTCTTTTGAATAAtaggctctccaggtaaagagcccggcaCGTTTCTGAATGTTTAGAGGCCTCCTAAATCCAAATCAAACATTGTAAAATGATTGAAATGAAGCCGATCCAACTAGTGGGAGGCACATCGGGAAGCATAGGGTGACATATTCTCAGATTACCTTGATTGACAGTCTGAATGCCAAaggctgtaattgctgcaaatggaggattgAGAAAGCAGAATGTGAAGGTATATTATGATTTCAAATACAAATGATTATTTCTAACCTCATCAGTGTCTTGTCTGTTTTTCAACTGATTTTGCAactcatttgattttttttttttttttttgcggcatCTAGTGGATCGATTTTTATTCACAGTAGACTGAAAGGAAAGGGTTgaagaaggggagagacatgcagcaaaggaccgtGGGTCGGATTCAAACCCGGGATCGTCCGCGTCGACGACTAAAGGCCTCCAAACATAAGTCATAAGTGGTAAAGGAAGAATATTCCTTTTCGTTACTTGTGATCACTTAAGAAATGTGGAAAACAACTGAACCCAGGTGGCATGTTTGACCGCTCAATCCCACCAGAGTTGAACAGGGCAAATACAGTGCCTTAGAATTTGGTGTATAGGTAGACAGTATCTTAGATGGGTGAAATggacaacaaaatacatttttaatacttCAGGATGTCGGCCAGTCATGTTGACAACCTTGCTTGTTGGATCATGCCCTATATCCAGCACGCACCCACACAGCATGGTGATCTATGCCAAGAAGGGATTACtcacactgaataaaaaaatggcaattgacattttttcttttccaaatttAAGGAGCATTGGGTAGGTTCCAGAGTTGTTGCAGAACTttgcttacctgactccgccagatagatttgctccgcatatccatctggaaaccttccgttgaagtaattttgggaaggggcgaaaatactggttagctgattggcctatgttggtgatagacgggccaaataaaccaatcagattcgtcgtcgctcgtaacagagcgacgacgaaaacacaaccacaagccaagcgactcttgctgctgcaggtaaaggctcgttagctcagcaaagaaatactctgtaattccgataaaacttgctcgatagccacgctaacgctagtttcatcggctgaagccgccatgttgtttagactgaactgttgcgcttcccgttgcgtcacacctcaacccgcctcaaagccaacgctgattggacgttcgtttggtgaacggctccaaattttcttcaacggagagtagccagactgatctgcgagtgaaaccttgaaaactcgcgagatcaggatggtctcacgaggctagaactttgccccctctggtgacaagttgaaatggcATTGGTATTGTGCACATGCTTGGGAGAAGAGAGAAAGCATCTGATGCTGTGGCTGCAGAGGTCTTTTCTTTATAGGCCTAATGTCTTCTTAGGtgagaaagttataaatattgaagttagtcCGTGTTGTTCTCGTGATAGTGGATCGATTATACCGAAGACTCAACAAAGCAGCAGAGTGAACGAGAGTGTGCAGGAGGTCACACCCACAAGCATGCCCAGAGGATCTGGTCCAAATCAATATACCAAATAAACTGACTAATAAAGTCTATAGTGGCAATAGCGGTAAAcagaaaaagtaattttacACATCAGACCATtttaagggcatgtatgggaaagaaaaactaTCTTTAAGCCCAATCTTTCTTGGCTCAATCATTATTGTTGCATAAATATCCCCACCTTCATCCTGTACTTGGCAACATTaatatgaagggaaaaaaatgtggtaCTCACATTCTGGTGCAATTGCTATTGGCTGAGTTGTTGGTGGGGTTGTTGGTGGGATCGTACAGGAAGCAGTCCCACTGGACTTGAAGCTAATGAAGCCCGGCTGATTGCCGTTGATCACACCGTTTATCCAGCTCTCATACTGGGATACTCTGGTGTAGACTTCTGGGATATTAGGCTCTGCACATCCTCTTCCAAAACTTTCGATTCCTGCTTGAATCCAGCGGCCACACTGCTTGCTCACCATCGGACCTCCTGAATCCCCCTTAAAGACCAGAAACACTTCATTTAGATGAGATGAGAACTAATGTCTGCAGACAATAACAAACTGAGGTAAGCAGATGATCACCTGACAGGAATCCTTGCCTCCCTCTTGTAACCCGGCACATATCATGCTGTCAGTAATGATGTTCCCCCCATAGCTAGAATTACACTGACTGTTCTCCACAACCGGAACCTCCAACTCCATAAGGTTTTGAGGAGATGGAAGAGGGGCTGAGGAGACAAATCCACATTTGACATATATACatgtttaacaaaaaattatatttctctAAATTTTTAGATATGTTATTGGTTTACAGCCCACCTCCACTTCCAATGTTGCCCCAGCCAGTGATCCAGGTGTTAACCCCACTGGAGAAGATGCTGTTTGAGGCGGCTAGGCAGACTGGTTAGATGTAACTGGTGAAATTCACTGGTTGAGAAAGCTTCAGGAGAGCAATGTCATTGTTGGAAGTTCCTGGATTGTAGTCTGGGTGAATAATGATCTGTGCTGCTTTCCGAACGACTTCGTTTGGGTTGGATCCCTCCTGACTCTGACGACCCAGATATACAGTCACAAGTGATGGGATCTCAGCATACctgttagaaaaatgtaaatgtaatcattttatttttattaagttaCAGGCATTAGGTCTGTTTCAAGTGTGAACACATTAGGGCTCTCCATGATCTATTATGAATCAACATCCATCTCCAGCCTAGGGACAGATTCTGAACCCATCCTTTATGTTTTCAGGTGATTTGTTTTCTCCATCACAGgtacttttcattatttttctttgctgctAAAATGGAGCGACTTTAAggctttaatttctttaatattaACACATGCTTTGCCAGTAATAACTTTGAGCGTAGAGGGCACctcttaattttaattttaatgaatgttttatggCATCCACTGTGTTTGTAAATGTTGAATAGAGGCTTCTTTTGTCCAGATACATATGAACTCTCATCTTTATGATGGGTAAGAGTGAGCCATAAAATGAAGCAGATCAGCTCTGAGGTGAGGTGTTTTCTCCAgttttgttgcttaccaaaagACGCATTGAGCAGCAGTCATCACCCACTGGTCTGTGATCAGAGATCCTCCACAGATGTGGTTATAGATGTGCAGACTGACCTGCCAGGGCCAGCTGCCTGGAGGAGCTTCCTCTCCTCCAACAATCCTGGTGTTGAGTGCTGGTTTACCACATACTGAGAGGAAATGAGATTAAACTGGATTATCAAATCAGTTAAACCGATCTGAAGTCAGGATGTTAAACTGGTTTCCTTCAAATCATTCAATAATGCAATCATTCAACAATGCTTGTTGAATGATTGTGTGTTACCATCATATGGTTTTCTATACGATTTAGTGTGCAGTACCTTCAGATATGTTTACTGTTATCGGGTCGAAGGTGGGTGTTGTACAGTTAACATTGAGGTCACTTTCGGTCTTGTTGGATGAAAAGTGGATGAACCCCGGCTGGTTTCCAGTGATGTGACTGTTGATCCAGTTGTTGTACTGGGACACTCTTGCATAGACTGCTGTGAAAAATGGCTTGGCACAGCCTATCCCAAAAGTCACAATTCCAGCCTGAATCCATCGATCCCCCTGTTTGCTCACTAGTGGACCTCCATAATCTCCCTTTAAGAACAGAGGCATTTTGTTTAAAGCAGCTGAGGAATAAATGCAGAAAGTCAGTAATGATCCAATGACGTAAGACTTACATAACAGGGTCCCTTCCCTCCTTCACGAAACCCAGCACATATCACGTTGTCAGAATTTACATTGCCAAGTATTTCACTGTAATCACATCTGCATTGGCCGCTGCCCACAATCTGTGCCTCCACTTCCAAAAGATTGCCTGGTGAAGGAAGGGGATCTAAGGAATGTGGAAATTCAGTTTGTTAACAAATAAGTAACTTTTTTGTAACTAAGCGaactaaataattacattaCTTTATCAGGATACTGACAGCATTGTATTGACAGATGTTACCAAACTTTGTGATGGTTTTATCTACACCAATGAGTTCAGCATAGTTTATTGCATTTTCTGATCATATGTGGGAGTTCTCTTAAACTCACCAAAAACTCCAGTGTTTCCCCAGCCAGTAACCCAGGATTTCACTCCACTGTAGAAGGTGCTGTTTGAGGCTGCCAGGCAGACCGGAGAGATGTAACTGGTGAAATTCACTGGTGTGAACAGCTTCAGGAGGGCGATGTCATTGTCAGGACCAAAATAGTAGTCAGGATGATAAATGATCCTTGATACCGTCCGAACGACTTCGTTTGGGTTGGATCCCTCCTGACTCTGCCGTCCCAGGTACACCTTGAGACCAGCTGGGTTGCTACCAATCCTGGTGAATAAGGAAATTAAGATATTTTAACATTGAAATTAAAGATTTATTGAAACACCAGTTTGAAAACTTTGTAAGCAAAGAACATTAAAGATTAGTTGtatataaatatttcagataCTATTATACAAATGTTAATCAGTCAGGTTAATTTAGATATTTGAATTCTTCTACTTTGCTGTTTAAATGATGATATCTGTATGAGTTCATGAACTGATTAGCTATGCAGCTCTGAGGCTAGGAATTTTCTCCAGTTTTGTTGCTTACCAATTGACGCATTGAGCAGCAGTCAGCACCCACTGGTCGTTTATCAGAGATCCTCCACAGATGTGGCCAAAGATGTGCAGACTGACCTGCCAGGGCCAGCTGCCTGGAGGAGCTTCCTCTCCTCCAATAATCCTGGTGTTGAGTGATGGTTGACCACATACTGAAGAGAATGAAATAGGGATAATAGGAAACATCAGTTTTAGGTAGATTAATCCATGTGGAGAAGGCAGCGgaatatgtgtatatatatatatatatatatatatatatatatatatatatatatatatatatatatatatatatatatatatatacatacatatatatatatatataatattacacACAACAGAATatataaaagataaaagataGAGAATAGAGAGAGACATAGAGAGAAGAATAATCTAAGGATAAAATGGAGAGATATGAGATAGATCATGTAGAGAGATATAAGATGATAGAGAGTAGACATACTACATATATGAAACATACATTATAGAACATAAACACCAGATATAAtataaacacatatatatataatatatatctaatatatatataatatatatatatatataatatatatagatagaatatatatatatatgatgctCGTAATTAAtaggattgtgtgtgtgtgttttttttcgaATCGAAATGCAGATAGGCCATTAATACAGCTAGAATTGATCATTACTATGGAGAGGCTggtattatttattgttattgtcatCATTATAATTTTAATGTCAAAACAACAGTCTTTCGCTCCTGTTTCATTATAAtcccattattattattatataatcaATTATATATCCCAGTCAAGAGTTGAGCGGCCCAAGCAGCCACAACTAAAAATCTTCCCTCGAACCTGTCAAGGAGACAGAAGAAGATACTTTTCTAATGACTGGTAAAACACATATAAATGGCTTGAATTGAGTCTGATAACCAGAGTTGGAGACTATGGTTACCAGACTATGGTCTTTTCTGGGAAGTTATTTTTGCaaaagtaattattatttttgtttcagactaAGTAAAGGTATAACTGTTTCTTACACATACAGTATAACCTTGTAATCAAAATATGACTGTTGTTCCCTGTTTTCCCTGAAATTCCTGttgcataaataaagatataatttctgttcttgcttttatttttatctgccaGTATCTGTTTTTCCCCAGtagttttcaataaatgaataaatttacACCTTCCTGTAATCCTACATGACTACACAATACAAAGCAATtattgttcaactcaaaatgttaactgtactgttattagTCTgtgtctatgcacattagatcattagtaacattaaaaatcacacaataaaccaaaatatattaataggtgtttacttaagtctttctgctagttttctacaggcagctttactacaaccgtagaataaaatcctgaaattatggcttttagtttcagagTGCCACCCCAACAGTTTTAAGTGGCCCCAGctggccacccctatgaaaAATCTCTGGAGGCGCCCCTGGGGAAGCCCAGAGACAGAGGGGAGACAGAGACAGTGCAGACAGGCAGGTGGTCGAACCGTGGGTTTCGAGTACTTTCCATTTATgcgatctctgctctgtttctcaataaaggtgctggaacttcatcaacCCACCGTTTCTTTTTTCAATAACTCTAGGAAGTCAGTTCTTGTTTAGAATTCCAACAACaccaaataaatttaaatatcagcattaacttttatttttgctaaattcTTTCATGAGAGGTACTGACCTTCAGATATGTTTATTGTCGAGGTGACAACAGGTGATTCACAGGAAGAGTTGTGGACATCTTCTGTCCCGTTTGACACATAGGCGAGAAAGCCCGGCTGGGTTCCGTTGATTTGGCTTTTGATCCAGTTCTCAAACTGGGACACTTTTGCATAGACTGTTGGGAGGTTTGGTTCAGAACAACCAGCAGCAAAACTCACAATTCCAGCCTGAATCCATTGATCCCCCTGCTTGCTCACTAGTGGACCTCCAGAATCTCCCTTCAGGATCAGAAACATTTTGTTCAAAGCAGGTTCAaagcaggcggctcggctggtcgccaaggcaaaaactcgggcgtgggaagagttcggagaggccatggagaaagacttttgtatggcttcgaagcgattctggtccactatccggcgtctcaggagggggaagcagtgcagtaccaacactgtttacagtgggggtggtgtgctgctgacctcgactagggacgtcgtgtttcggtgggcggaatacgtcgaagacctccttaatcctaACAAAACACGTCTTCTGTtgcagaagcagagcctgggtcaggttctcccatttctggtgctgaggttgccgaggttgttaaaaagctcctcgtggcaaggccccgggggtggatgagattcgccctgagtaccttaaggctctggatgttgtggggctgtgttggttaacgcggctctgcaacattgcgtggacatcgggggcagttcccctggattggcagactggggtggtggttcccctatttaaaaagggggaccggagggtgtgttccaactacagagggaatcacactcttaagcctccctggtaaggtctattcaggggttctggaaaggagggtccgtcggatagtcgaatctcggattcaggaagagcagtgtggttttcgtcctggccgtggaacactggaccaactctacaccctcagcaggattctggagggggcatgggagtttgcccaaccagtctacatgtgctttgtggatctggagaaggcattcgaccatgtcccccgagggatccggtgtcagagtctggtccgcattgccggcagtaagtcggactcgtttccagtgagagttggactccgccaaggttgccctttgtcaccgaatctgttcataacttttatggacagtatttctaggcgcagccaaggtgttgaggggatccattttggtggccttaggattgcgtctctgctattcgcggatgacgtggtcctattggcttcatcagtgcgtgatctacagctctcactggagcggttcgcagccgagtgcgaagcggccgggatgagaatcagtgcctccaaatccgagaccatggtcttgaaccggaaaagggtagagtgccttctccgggttggggaggatgtgctgcccctagtggaggagttcaagtatcttggggtcttgttcacgaatgaggggaagatggagcgggagatcgacaggcggattggtgcagcgtctgctgtgaagcgggcgctgtaccgatccgttgtggtgaagagagagctgagccaaaaggcgaagctctcgatttaccggtcgatctacgttcctaccctcatctatggtcacgagctgtgggtcgtgaccgaaagaacgagatcccggatacaagcagctgaaatgagttttctccatagtgtgtctgggctctcccttagagatagggtgaggagctcagtcatccggggaggactcagagtagagccgctgctcctccacgtcgagaggagccagttgaggtggctcgggcatctggtcaggatgcctcctggacgcctccctggtgaggtgttccgggcacgtcccaccgggaggaggcccagagggagacccaggacacgctggagggactatgtctcccggctggcctgggaacgccttgggattcctcctgaggagctggcccaagtggccggggagagggacgtctgggcctccctactgaagctgctacccccgcaacccgaccccggataagcggaagaagacggacggacggacaggtgaggaaaaaaaacaagtgcatATTGCAAAACATGACCAAAATAGTTAAACATACCTGACAGGTTCCCTTCCCTCCTTCCCGAAACCCAGCACATATCATGTTGTCAGTAATCACGTCTTCATCTATTGCACGATAATCACATTTGCATTGGCTGCTTCCCACAACCTGCACGTCCACTTCCGAAAGGTTTCCTGGTGAAGGAAGAGGCTCTAAAAAGGAAGATTTCAGCCAGttaccaaaaacaacaaactacaTCCTGGCAAACTACATGTCTATATTTGTGATAGTAggacaaaaaacattgttcctcAATGCATTGCTAACAACAGGTTAGCGTGTCTATAGCATCTAAAGGCCCAGTTCCATTGGTTCATTTTATTGGTGCACTGCACAGCTCCGCTTACTTCAGAGTGTTTCTGGTGCAGTTTACTTTTTCAGTGCCAACTTGGTTTGCTCCGACTCTGCTGAAGAGCAAGGTCAACCCAAGCTGACTCAAGCAGAGTTTTTAGTGAACCCACCTCTTTTCTTGCAGATTTAATTACAGTGTAAAAAGTTGCAAACAGGTTGTGGGCCAGGGCAAAAGCCACCCCCACGAAGTGTTTCCCTCTTCCTGGGCTGTTGAATCACAGAATGAGTGAGGATACACCGAGTAGGGAGGGGGTAAGCCAGGCGACCCAAAAAGAGTAGGTTCGATGAACTGCACCTTAATAGTTGGgctttggagttttttttattttattcactgtGTGAGGTGATAAACCTGGGTCCTcgttttgctgttgtgatgtGTGCTACCTGGTGGTTGAcccattaatatttaatttttttcagaaaaatgcCCTATTTAGATAAAACAGAACATGCTTTAGTTATGTGATTTATAGCATATCTACACAGAGTTTTTCAGCACCATCTTTTGCTTTCACTGCAATTTTAATGAGATTCAATTGATTTtcaactcacccccaaatccaATGTTGCCCCAGCCAGTAACCCAGGAGTCAAGCCCGCTGTGAAAGGTGCTGTTGTAGGCTGCCAGGCAAATAGGTGAGATATAGCTAGTGAACTTCACTGGTTCAGACATCTTGAGGAGGGCGATGTCATTGTTGAAAATGGGTGAGTTGTAGTCAGGATGAATAATGATCTGTGATACTGTCCGGGAGACTTCGTTTGGGTTAGATCCGTTCTGAACCTCACGGCCCAGATACACCGTCAGATAAGCAGGGCTATAGATCCTGTTTGATTAGACAGACAAAAGTAAcatgaaataacttaaaacaaccTAAAACAATGTGTTTCTGAATTCTGTAAGAGATGGTATGTACTTTGAATCCGCAGAACATTAAATCTGATTTGTTAATTTCATGCTTAaaataccgtattttccggactataagtcgcagtttttttttcatagtttggccgggggtgcgacttatactctggagcgacttatgtgtgaaattattacacatttttaccggtatatcattacacctgttattttcacaccaaaccgcaagagggcgctctaggcctgcgttgaatcagacgtaagcaaCGTAGAAGCAGAAGTGCCGCAgcttctacctccggagttaacggagttatttgaaagtgacaactaggatgaagatttcactggattttagttatttggagtgacacggacgctttggttaacttcttcgcatgttatttatgctatagttatctgaatagcttttaatatgttatgttaacacaCCAGGCAcatctcagttgtgtcatgtagcgtaagctaaccgtacaagtattcagcctgttgttgcctccgttctatttttatttaaaattgcctttcaagatgacatgtctgttcttgatgttgtatattatcaaatacattttccccaaaaatacgacttatactccagtgccacttatatatgtttttttccttctttattatgcattttatggctggtgcgacttgtactctggagcaacttatagtccggaaaatacggacTATAAGTCGTATTTTCGTATAAGTAGAATTGTTTCTCTGCGAGGAAAACCCCATTATCTCTAACCTGCAGCTCTAGACTCCGAAGTGGCTCCTTAGAGCTTCCATAAACACCCTTAATAACAATACCTTTGTTTGTCAAATGATGACCAATGTTACCGCCACCACCATCCCATTTCTACCCTGCAATGGGATGGTGCTTGTGTCTAATGGTCATTACCCCAGCTGTCCAAATGAGAGGTGGAGTTCACCATGGACAATTTAATCACTGGACAGCAtagagacacacacaaacaaacaaccatCACACACACTCTCTGAACTAAGGCCAATTTAAAGAGACCATTTAACCGgccagtcatgtttttggactgaggaagaaagctggagtacctggagagaagcAACTCATCCACATGGAGAACATACAGAGATACCCCGGGCTGGGATTTGAAAACAAGATCTTTTTGCTGCATGGCAAGagtaatacatttttagatctATTTCTCTTTTCATTCATTTGGAAATTATGGCTTTTTTATCTACATAATTTAAtcccaggagaaaaaaaaaagtttcttaaacctaaaaagaaataaaatgatggttctttaaaaatgacaactttCTTACAGAAGATTTTTGTCAAACATAACAAATTATCTTTTTTC
Proteins encoded in this region:
- the LOC105924135 gene encoding serine protease 27, with amino-acid sequence MICAGLLEGGKDSCQGDSGGPMVSKQGDRWIQAGIVSFGKGCAKPNFPGVYTRVSQYESWINGVINTNQPGFISFTSSGIGGDLNVTTKTPTTLATPTPPEQHVTYLSECGLAPLNTRIVGGEDAPPGTWPWQVSLHNFEHFCGGSLITDQWVLTAAHCLQGIYSPAYLTVYLGREVQNGSNPNEVSRTVSQIIIHPDYNSPIFNNDIALLKMSEPVKFTSYISPICLAAYNSTFHSGLDSWVTGWGNIGFGEPLPSPGNLSEVDVQVVGSSQCKCDYRAIDEDVITDNMICAGFREGGKGTCQYVVNHHSTPGLLEERKLLQAAGPGRSVCTSLATSVEDL